Sequence from the Aerococcus tenax genome:
TATCTGGTCCTAGACAACAGAGGAAAAGCCAAAAGCGCTCTTTTTAAAAACGGATGTGTTATACTGATTGACGTTATCAAACACTTAGAAAGGAGTTTCAGTGTGAATAAGCAAGCCCCCCTAGCCTACAGAATGCGACCGAAGACCCTAGAAGAAGTTGTTGGTCAAGAACACCTAGTTGGTTCTGGCAAGATCATCTGGCGAATGGTTAAAGCGAAGCAGTTAAGGTCAATGATTTTATACGGTCCTCCTGGTATTGGTAAAACCTCAATCGCTAGCGCTATTGCTGGTTCCACGAAGTTAAGTTTTCGGCAATTGAATGCGGCGACAGATAATAAAAAGGCCCTACAAGAAGTCGTGGCCGAAGCAGAGTTTTCTGGCGGTCTTATTTTAATGTTAGATGAAATTCACCGCCTGGATAAAACGAAACAAGACTTTCTCCTGCCTCATTTAGAAAGCGGCCTACTGATTCTAATCGGAGCAACCACCGAAAACCCTTATATCAATATCAATCCTGCTATCCGGTCGCGAACACAGATTTTTGAGCTTCACCCTTTAGAAGCTGATCAAATCAAAGTAGGTATTGACCATGCCCTCGAAAATAAAGAGCGGGGCCTGGGCAAGTACCCTATTCAATTAAGTAATGAGGCCAGGGACTACTTAGCCAATTACTCCAATGGCGATTTACGGTCAGCTCTCAATGCATTAGAACTAGCGGCTTTATCAACTGAGGAGAATGCTGAAGGCCAAATTCTGATCGACTTAAGCGTAGCAGAGGAATGTTTACAAAAGAAGGCCTTTGACCATGATGAAGATGGAGACATGCACTATGATGTGGTGTCTGCCTTTCAGAAAAGTATTCGTGGCAGTGATGTCAACGCTGCCCTTCATTATGCCGCCCGTTTAATTGAAGCTGGTGATTTGAACAGTCTCTGCCGGCGCTTAATGGTATGCGCTTATGAGGATATTGGTTTGGCTAACCCAGAGGCCTGTCAGCGGGCGGTCACTGCCTGCCAAGCTGCCCAGAAAATTGGACTGCCGGAAGCCAGGATTCCTTTGGCTCATGCCATTATTGACCTGTCCCTATCCCCTAAATCCAATTCGGCCATCAAAGCCATTGATCAAGCCTTAGCAGATATTCGTTCAGGAAAAGCTGGCGTCATCCCCAAACATCTCCGTGATGCCCACTACAGTGGTGCTAAGAAATTGGGAAGAGGAAATGCTTACAAGTTTCCCCACGATTACCCCAACCATTGGGTCGCTCAAGATTACTTACCAGAAACCTTGTCGGACAGGCAATACTACCAGGC
This genomic interval carries:
- a CDS encoding replication-associated recombination protein A, encoding MNKQAPLAYRMRPKTLEEVVGQEHLVGSGKIIWRMVKAKQLRSMILYGPPGIGKTSIASAIAGSTKLSFRQLNAATDNKKALQEVVAEAEFSGGLILMLDEIHRLDKTKQDFLLPHLESGLLILIGATTENPYININPAIRSRTQIFELHPLEADQIKVGIDHALENKERGLGKYPIQLSNEARDYLANYSNGDLRSALNALELAALSTEENAEGQILIDLSVAEECLQKKAFDHDEDGDMHYDVVSAFQKSIRGSDVNAALHYAARLIEAGDLNSLCRRLMVCAYEDIGLANPEACQRAVTACQAAQKIGLPEARIPLAHAIIDLSLSPKSNSAIKAIDQALADIRSGKAGVIPKHLRDAHYSGAKKLGRGNAYKFPHDYPNHWVAQDYLPETLSDRQYYQACQTGKYEQALEQMRQMREKQK